The Sorangiineae bacterium MSr11367 genome window below encodes:
- a CDS encoding lysophospholipase: MVRPPFTEEIEIRTADGVSLRATAQEPILRARGTVLLAHAEFASRQSFLRDGRGLAPFLAGQGFRTLAFDFRGHGESPSESEVTYDAFIRHDLAAVAECARARWKGPLVVVGHALGGHVALAARGTGAIDADAIVAIATNVWLRRFEPSLLRWQAKRAAMAYVANMLEARGHFPARALGLGTDDESSSVMRAAVRAAREGTWTSDDGAIDYVRALANVRIPVLAIASKADKLRCVPECAERMLECTAGIKDVQVIANDDRGGAAPGHMSLVTGRRSSHVWEAVAAWLSSRD; this comes from the coding sequence ATGGTGAGACCGCCCTTCACCGAAGAGATCGAGATCCGCACCGCCGACGGCGTCTCACTCCGGGCCACGGCGCAGGAGCCGATCTTGCGCGCGCGCGGCACCGTTCTTCTGGCGCACGCGGAGTTCGCATCGCGGCAGTCGTTCCTCCGTGACGGACGAGGGCTCGCCCCGTTCCTCGCCGGGCAGGGCTTTCGCACCCTGGCGTTCGACTTTCGCGGCCACGGAGAGAGCCCGTCGGAAAGCGAGGTCACGTACGACGCGTTCATCCGGCACGATCTCGCCGCCGTCGCCGAGTGCGCGCGGGCACGCTGGAAGGGGCCGCTGGTCGTCGTCGGCCACGCGCTCGGCGGGCACGTTGCGCTCGCCGCCCGCGGCACGGGGGCCATCGACGCCGACGCCATCGTGGCCATCGCCACCAACGTGTGGCTCCGGCGCTTCGAGCCATCGTTGCTCAGGTGGCAAGCCAAGCGCGCCGCCATGGCCTATGTGGCGAACATGCTCGAGGCCCGCGGGCACTTCCCCGCGCGCGCATTGGGGCTCGGCACCGACGATGAATCCTCGAGCGTGATGCGCGCCGCCGTGCGCGCGGCCCGCGAAGGCACGTGGACGAGCGACGACGGGGCCATCGACTACGTCCGCGCGCTCGCCAACGTGCGCATCCCCGTGCTCGCCATCGCCAGCAAGGCCGACAAGCTTCGTTGTGTCCCCGAGTGCGCGGAGCGCATGCTGGAGTGCACCGCCGGCATCAAAGACGTGCAGGTCATCGCAAACGACGATCGAGGCGGCGCCGCCCCGGGGCACATGTCCCTCGTCACCGGCCGCCGCTCCTCCCACGTGTGGGAAGCCGTCGCCGCCTGGCTTTCTTCGAGGGATTAG
- a CDS encoding arginine N-succinyltransferase, which yields MPAFEIRGALASDEDELLELAHHLNTVNLPFSRDAIAHLLDLAQKSFTGELKDAKRREYVFVLVDCEKKRIIGTSMIIAQLGRRDAPYIYLDVIDEERYSATLDRHFKHTALSIGYSYNGPTEIGGLVLLPEYRRFPERLGQFISYVRFLFIKLHREAFRDELLAELLPPLEADGTSHLWDALGRHFTDLSYAEADVLSKQNKEFIRGLFPEGTIYASLLPQQAQDVIGKVGGQTRGVEKMLRRIGFRYAERVDPFDGGPHFTAPTDEVTLVQRSGNTVVKAIGEDSLRTKNRSIVAAQTAEPPYFRAVLAHWDAESGTLEADAAAHLGVSVGSEIGVLSLD from the coding sequence ATGCCGGCCTTCGAGATTCGCGGTGCCCTCGCCTCCGATGAGGACGAACTCCTCGAGCTGGCGCATCACCTGAACACGGTCAATCTGCCCTTCAGCCGCGACGCCATCGCGCACCTGCTGGACCTGGCGCAGAAGAGTTTCACCGGGGAACTCAAGGATGCGAAGCGTCGGGAGTACGTCTTCGTCCTCGTCGATTGCGAGAAGAAGCGCATCATCGGCACCTCGATGATCATTGCTCAGCTCGGGCGGAGGGATGCGCCGTACATCTACCTCGACGTCATCGACGAGGAGCGCTACTCGGCCACGCTGGACCGACATTTCAAGCACACGGCGCTCTCCATCGGCTACTCGTACAACGGCCCGACGGAGATCGGCGGCCTGGTCTTGCTGCCCGAGTACCGGCGCTTCCCGGAGCGGCTCGGGCAATTCATCTCGTACGTGCGCTTCCTCTTCATCAAGCTGCACCGCGAGGCCTTCCGCGACGAGCTGCTCGCCGAGCTTCTTCCCCCGCTCGAGGCCGACGGCACCTCGCACCTCTGGGACGCCCTGGGCCGGCACTTCACCGACCTGAGCTATGCCGAGGCCGACGTTTTGTCGAAGCAAAACAAGGAGTTCATTCGCGGGCTCTTCCCCGAAGGGACCATTTACGCCTCGCTCTTGCCGCAGCAGGCACAGGACGTCATCGGCAAGGTGGGCGGGCAGACGCGCGGGGTCGAGAAGATGCTCCGCCGCATCGGTTTCCGCTACGCCGAGCGGGTCGACCCGTTCGATGGCGGCCCGCATTTCACCGCGCCCACGGACGAAGTCACCTTGGTGCAGCGCTCGGGCAACACTGTGGTGAAGGCCATCGGCGAGGATTCCTTGCGCACGAAGAATCGGTCCATCGTGGCCGCGCAAACGGCGGAACCGCCGTACTTCCGCGCCGTGCTCGCGCACTGGGATGCCGAATCCGGCACCCTGGAGGCCGACGCCGCCGCGCACCTCGGGGTCTCGGTGGGCAGCGAGATCGGCGTGCTGTCGCTCGACTGA
- a CDS encoding TonB C-terminal domain-containing protein, whose protein sequence is MLPTDRRTSWLVWLVVIAAAVHLHWDAAQGGKWVANAHLDRVALEDLGNKVRERVRSSEVPQEFVLDMGAKADETPEEPPPPPEPEKKKEKEKDKAAAATPPKKDAPKPEEKKIAIVEKKEEAKVTPPPKALDDKRIAVKQHVKPDQEDNPNAKFVGDEANKVEQESVATQTSHDQDDPNPTPGGNHPGADPKMGDSDKNKIAESEEHAGEKNRAPGEKGTEFTVQPMPPPDKAMGPTASQGPSSQVPPQSGGDGQPSQNSQGQALPGGAMNSPDVISSQGGSWSFNPIRPGATGGIPMHPGQQNANNKGRGQSGVQMLGLGGKPGPGQVNLNLNQQGVIAVVGQDQLRKERLADGERRKSEHRGSWVASNFERWRSAIENYVTSVKPGNTTALNTAKVPFATYLVSMHNRIHPIFADNFLGSLDSLPPSHPMNDQKLMTRLEIVLTKDGQLHHMGVVRTSGITAFDIAALDSVQRASPFGTAPSAIVSPDGRVYLHWEFHRDDYACSTINARPFMLTAPPSSPPEDPTPSPLPRPRPNEGPPPGNTPDTRQGFFLPPTRMGTSG, encoded by the coding sequence ATGTTGCCGACGGATCGCCGAACCTCATGGTTGGTCTGGCTGGTGGTGATTGCCGCCGCCGTCCACCTCCATTGGGACGCGGCCCAGGGCGGCAAATGGGTGGCAAACGCGCATCTGGATCGCGTCGCCCTGGAAGATTTGGGGAACAAGGTGCGCGAGCGCGTTCGCTCGAGCGAGGTGCCGCAGGAGTTCGTCCTCGACATGGGCGCCAAAGCGGACGAGACACCGGAGGAGCCGCCTCCGCCGCCCGAGCCCGAGAAGAAGAAGGAAAAAGAGAAGGACAAGGCCGCCGCGGCCACGCCGCCGAAGAAGGACGCGCCGAAGCCCGAGGAAAAGAAGATCGCCATCGTCGAGAAGAAGGAGGAGGCCAAAGTCACCCCTCCGCCCAAGGCGCTCGACGACAAGCGCATCGCGGTGAAGCAGCACGTCAAGCCCGACCAGGAGGACAACCCCAACGCAAAGTTCGTCGGGGACGAGGCCAACAAGGTCGAGCAGGAGTCGGTGGCCACGCAGACGTCGCACGATCAGGACGATCCGAACCCGACGCCGGGCGGCAACCATCCGGGGGCCGACCCCAAGATGGGCGACAGCGACAAGAACAAGATCGCCGAGAGCGAGGAGCACGCGGGCGAGAAGAACCGCGCGCCGGGCGAGAAGGGCACCGAGTTCACCGTCCAGCCGATGCCGCCGCCGGACAAGGCCATGGGACCCACCGCATCCCAGGGGCCGTCGTCGCAGGTGCCGCCGCAGTCGGGCGGGGACGGGCAACCCTCGCAGAATTCGCAAGGGCAGGCGCTGCCCGGTGGGGCGATGAATTCGCCGGACGTGATCAGTTCGCAGGGTGGAAGCTGGTCGTTCAACCCGATCCGACCGGGGGCCACGGGGGGCATTCCGATGCATCCCGGGCAGCAGAACGCGAACAACAAGGGGCGCGGCCAGAGCGGGGTGCAGATGCTCGGTCTCGGCGGAAAGCCCGGGCCGGGGCAGGTCAATTTGAACTTGAACCAGCAGGGCGTGATTGCCGTGGTGGGGCAGGATCAGCTTCGCAAAGAGCGTCTGGCCGACGGGGAACGCCGCAAGAGCGAGCATCGTGGCTCTTGGGTGGCGTCGAACTTCGAGCGATGGCGCAGCGCCATCGAGAACTACGTGACGTCGGTGAAGCCGGGCAATACGACCGCGCTGAACACGGCCAAGGTGCCGTTCGCGACGTACTTGGTGTCGATGCACAATCGGATTCACCCGATTTTCGCGGACAATTTCCTAGGGTCGCTGGATAGCCTGCCGCCGTCGCACCCGATGAACGACCAAAAGCTGATGACGCGGCTCGAAATCGTGCTGACCAAGGACGGGCAGCTTCACCATATGGGCGTGGTCAGGACCAGCGGCATCACCGCGTTCGACATCGCCGCCCTGGACTCGGTGCAGCGCGCATCGCCCTTCGGAACCGCGCCCTCGGCCATCGTTTCGCCCGACGGTCGCGTGTACTTGCACTGGGAATTCCACCGTGACGACTACGCGTGCTCGACCATCAACGCGCGGCCGTTCATGCTCACCGCACCTCCGTCCTCGCCGCCGGAGGACCCCACCCCGTCGCCGCTTCCGCGTCCGAGGCCCAACGAGGGCCCGCCGCCGGGCAACACCCCGGATACGCGCCAGGGCTTCTTTTTGCCCCCAACACGAATGGGTACATCGGGCTAG
- a CDS encoding trypsin-like serine protease: MRTNAGRAMAVVCLLMGAGCERSALEEESAAESAQAIQGGDVDVSDAFAVGIVDRQTSVLCSGALIAPNLVLTARHCVASISSEVVRCATDTFGAARDASSFWVTNDVRMQNAQAVIYRAKKVFVPDSPKLCGNDIALIELETLLPEGSPMATPAIERPLTDPGYDRAVAAIGYGAISPAGKGAGTRRIRENIAIACIPGDAKIGCPKDDELRASEFITDDGTCQGDSGSGAFEQRSYAAGKAVTFGVLSRGGQDHDADKCVGAVYTRVDAFRDLIVNAALEAARDGAYEPPAWTNAPRFDWADAGLLSDGNNDLAGAKVNSGAASDQGCAASAHLTAGEAMGWLAAMALLSAGRRRNSLRRR, encoded by the coding sequence ATGCGGACGAACGCGGGTCGGGCGATGGCGGTGGTGTGCCTCTTGATGGGCGCGGGCTGCGAGCGCAGTGCGCTGGAAGAGGAATCCGCGGCGGAGTCTGCGCAGGCCATTCAGGGCGGCGACGTCGACGTAAGCGATGCCTTCGCCGTGGGCATCGTGGACCGGCAGACGTCGGTGCTGTGCTCCGGCGCACTCATCGCGCCGAACCTGGTGCTGACCGCGCGGCATTGTGTGGCGTCCATCAGCAGCGAGGTGGTGCGCTGCGCGACGGATACCTTCGGTGCGGCGCGCGATGCGAGCTCGTTCTGGGTCACCAATGACGTGCGCATGCAGAACGCGCAAGCGGTGATCTACCGCGCGAAAAAGGTGTTCGTGCCGGACAGTCCGAAGCTTTGCGGCAACGACATCGCGCTCATCGAGCTGGAGACGCTGTTGCCCGAGGGCTCGCCGATGGCCACGCCCGCCATCGAGCGGCCGCTCACCGATCCCGGCTACGATCGGGCCGTGGCTGCCATTGGCTACGGGGCCATCTCGCCCGCGGGAAAGGGCGCTGGGACGCGCCGCATTCGTGAGAACATCGCCATCGCGTGCATCCCGGGCGATGCGAAAATCGGTTGCCCGAAGGACGACGAGCTTCGGGCGAGCGAGTTCATCACCGATGACGGCACCTGCCAGGGAGATTCCGGCTCGGGCGCATTCGAGCAACGAAGCTACGCCGCCGGCAAGGCCGTGACGTTTGGCGTGCTGTCGCGCGGCGGGCAAGATCACGACGCCGACAAATGCGTCGGCGCCGTCTACACGCGGGTCGATGCGTTTCGCGATCTCATCGTGAATGCGGCGCTCGAGGCCGCCCGCGATGGCGCGTACGAGCCGCCCGCGTGGACCAATGCCCCGCGTTTCGATTGGGCCGATGCGGGGCTTCTCTCGGATGGGAACAACGACTTGGCCGGTGCCAAGGTGAATTCCGGCGCGGCCAGCGACCAAGGTTGCGCGGCCTCGGCCCACCTGACGGCGGGCGAGGCCATGGGTTGGCTTGCCGCGATGGCGCTGCTCAGCGCGGGAAGGCGGAGGAATTCCCTCCGTCGACGGTGA
- a CDS encoding bifunctional aldolase/short-chain dehydrogenase codes for MKSRYVDAEAAHFQQNLTSRGVAETVAARTYTARLLGQDASLVLHGGGNTSAKGVERDVFGEGVEVLYIKGSGSDLASIEPAGHPAVRLATLRKLRSLPALTDEQMVNELRLALLDAHAPNPSVETLLHAWLPARFVDHTHADAVLSIADQPDAERICTHVYGRGLVWVPYVMPGFELAKRCSDAFDAVVKRGETPTVIVLEKHGIFTFGETAKESYEAMIAAVTRAERYLTDSRRTTSFLPGQISPAGSLASSRHMLWGNSDRARLLPRIRGVLAKLAGEASESGPLLSVRTTDTVLSFLERPDAEELVAIGSATPDHVIRTKPTALFLGKPDYADLDEFRDRVEHAIVQYAHAYDNYFESMCRSKNVQRKKLDPWPRVILLPGVGICAVGRTLKEADIAADIYEHTVQVMTDAADIGTYEPVSRSDLFDMEYWSLEQAKLQVGKKAPAPLAGKIALVTGAASGIGQATAAKLLQLGAHVALLDRDGEALAHVHEGLAAKHGKRTALAITCDVTQSKSVSAATNSAVAFFGGLDIVVSNAGNAPEGRLDTARGEETLRESLEINLLAHNHVARAASEVMLAQGTGGVLLFNASKAAFNPGAGFGPYAVAKSALVGLMRQYAVDLGKYGIRANAVNADRVRTQLFGGGLAESRAKNRGLTVDEYFRSNLLSREVEGEHVADAFVYLALAPVTTGCIVTVDGGNSSAFPR; via the coding sequence GTGAAATCACGGTACGTCGATGCAGAAGCGGCGCATTTTCAGCAGAATTTGACCTCCCGGGGCGTCGCAGAAACCGTCGCCGCCCGCACGTACACGGCGCGCCTCCTTGGCCAGGACGCGTCGCTCGTCCTTCACGGCGGGGGGAACACCTCCGCAAAAGGTGTCGAGCGCGACGTTTTTGGCGAGGGCGTCGAAGTCCTCTACATCAAGGGCTCGGGAAGCGACTTGGCCTCCATCGAGCCGGCCGGCCACCCTGCCGTGCGCCTCGCCACCTTGCGCAAGCTCCGCAGCCTCCCCGCCCTCACCGACGAGCAAATGGTCAACGAGCTGCGGCTCGCCCTGCTCGATGCGCATGCGCCCAACCCCAGCGTCGAAACCTTGCTCCACGCCTGGCTTCCTGCGCGTTTCGTGGACCATACGCACGCCGACGCGGTGCTTTCCATCGCCGACCAGCCCGATGCCGAGCGCATTTGCACGCACGTCTACGGGCGCGGACTCGTGTGGGTCCCCTACGTCATGCCCGGCTTCGAGCTCGCCAAACGGTGCAGCGACGCCTTCGACGCCGTCGTCAAACGAGGCGAAACGCCGACGGTCATCGTCCTGGAGAAACACGGCATCTTCACCTTTGGCGAGACGGCAAAGGAAAGCTACGAGGCCATGATCGCCGCCGTGACCCGGGCCGAGCGCTACCTCACGGACTCACGGCGCACCACGAGCTTCCTACCCGGTCAGATCTCCCCCGCCGGCAGCCTGGCCTCGTCGCGCCACATGCTCTGGGGCAACTCGGACCGCGCGCGCTTGCTCCCGCGCATCCGCGGCGTGCTCGCCAAGCTGGCCGGCGAGGCCAGTGAATCCGGACCGCTCCTCTCCGTCCGCACCACCGACACCGTGCTCTCCTTCCTCGAACGCCCCGATGCCGAGGAGCTCGTGGCCATCGGGAGCGCCACCCCCGACCACGTCATTCGCACGAAGCCGACGGCGCTCTTCTTGGGCAAGCCCGACTACGCCGACCTGGACGAGTTCCGCGACCGCGTCGAGCACGCGATCGTCCAGTATGCCCATGCGTACGACAACTACTTCGAGTCGATGTGCCGCTCGAAGAACGTGCAGCGCAAGAAGCTCGATCCGTGGCCGCGGGTCATTCTCCTGCCCGGCGTGGGCATCTGCGCGGTGGGACGCACCCTCAAAGAAGCGGACATTGCGGCCGACATCTACGAGCACACCGTGCAAGTGATGACCGACGCCGCGGACATCGGCACCTACGAGCCGGTGAGCCGGTCCGATTTGTTCGACATGGAGTACTGGAGCCTCGAGCAGGCCAAGCTGCAGGTCGGCAAGAAAGCCCCAGCTCCTCTCGCCGGCAAAATTGCCCTGGTCACCGGCGCCGCCTCCGGCATCGGGCAAGCCACCGCGGCGAAGCTCTTGCAGCTCGGAGCGCACGTGGCGCTGCTCGATCGCGATGGCGAGGCGCTGGCGCACGTTCATGAAGGGCTCGCGGCCAAGCACGGAAAGCGCACGGCGCTGGCCATCACCTGCGACGTCACCCAGTCGAAGAGCGTGAGCGCCGCCACGAACAGCGCGGTCGCATTCTTCGGGGGCCTGGACATCGTGGTCTCCAACGCGGGCAATGCGCCGGAAGGCCGGCTCGACACCGCGCGCGGAGAGGAAACCCTTCGCGAGTCGCTCGAAATCAACCTGCTCGCACACAACCACGTGGCACGCGCCGCCTCCGAGGTGATGCTCGCGCAAGGTACCGGCGGCGTGCTCCTCTTCAACGCCAGCAAAGCGGCGTTCAATCCGGGCGCAGGATTCGGCCCCTATGCCGTCGCCAAATCCGCGCTGGTCGGCTTGATGCGGCAATACGCCGTCGACCTCGGGAAGTACGGCATCCGCGCCAACGCGGTGAACGCCGACCGCGTGCGCACGCAGCTGTTCGGCGGCGGCCTCGCCGAGTCGCGCGCGAAAAACCGCGGGCTCACGGTGGACGAGTATTTCCGCTCGAATCTGCTGTCGCGTGAGGTGGAGGGCGAGCACGTCGCCGATGCCTTCGTCTACTTGGCGCTGGCGCCGGTCACCACCGGGTGCATCGTCACCGTCGACGGAGGGAATTCCTCCGCCTTCCCGCGCTGA
- a CDS encoding site-specific integrase, producing the protein MDRWVKRWNTWMAPTKLPGVWKVRDGGHFVRARVTDPTTGRQDEIKKVLTEIDNEVDALKWLDAEKARIKAGGASVLAPKQRFADYAPSLLERKLKTGEIKSARGRERWIYPLVHLIQGTKGVSGFGELFMDQIQPMHFENWRAGIGELILAKDYSPITANGWLNILRHIMARATRELRLGINPIDGVKAFKTTDHETYTEENPNALAPEELTDFLVCMYEEFAIQYAMSYLGFATGLRPSHMRPLRRKGPTPDILWDEGVVLVRRSHTLNAIMNTTKTGRRDRIHVPAEVMGVLRWHVDTQLTTPEQQASELLFPADDGGCRSEGFLAKVFPKVCRMIGLKKKLTPKGMRRTFNDLSRLVSMDDVIQKSISGWTSPRMRELYSTVHPAEQRESIGRVLRLVQGGKASEGGLQGGAHEGESGLHSQLATS; encoded by the coding sequence ATGGACCGATGGGTCAAACGATGGAACACGTGGATGGCTCCGACGAAATTGCCAGGAGTCTGGAAGGTGAGGGACGGAGGGCACTTCGTGCGGGCTCGGGTCACCGACCCGACGACGGGCCGCCAGGACGAGATCAAGAAGGTACTGACGGAGATCGACAACGAGGTCGACGCGCTCAAGTGGCTGGATGCGGAGAAAGCACGCATCAAAGCCGGCGGCGCCTCGGTCCTAGCTCCGAAGCAGCGATTCGCCGACTACGCGCCCTCGCTGCTAGAGCGAAAACTGAAAACCGGTGAGATCAAGAGCGCCCGCGGGCGCGAGCGCTGGATCTACCCCCTTGTCCATTTGATTCAGGGAACGAAGGGCGTCTCGGGGTTCGGGGAGCTCTTCATGGATCAGATTCAGCCCATGCATTTCGAGAATTGGCGTGCTGGTATCGGCGAATTGATATTGGCCAAGGACTATTCGCCAATCACGGCAAATGGCTGGCTCAACATCCTTCGGCACATCATGGCGCGCGCCACGCGCGAGCTCAGATTGGGAATCAACCCCATCGATGGCGTGAAGGCGTTCAAGACGACCGACCACGAAACTTATACGGAGGAAAATCCAAACGCCCTCGCGCCCGAGGAGCTGACGGACTTCCTCGTCTGCATGTACGAGGAGTTCGCGATCCAGTATGCGATGAGCTACCTGGGCTTCGCGACCGGCCTTCGCCCCTCGCACATGCGGCCGCTGCGACGCAAAGGCCCCACTCCCGACATCCTTTGGGACGAAGGGGTCGTTCTCGTGCGCCGCTCGCACACGCTCAACGCGATCATGAACACGACCAAGACCGGGCGCCGCGATCGCATCCACGTCCCCGCCGAGGTCATGGGCGTGCTCCGTTGGCACGTCGACACGCAACTGACCACGCCCGAGCAACAGGCGTCCGAGCTCCTCTTCCCGGCGGACGACGGAGGCTGCCGCTCGGAGGGCTTCCTGGCGAAGGTCTTCCCGAAGGTGTGCCGGATGATCGGCCTGAAGAAGAAGCTCACGCCCAAGGGCATGCGGCGGACCTTCAACGACCTGTCCCGCCTCGTGAGCATGGACGACGTCATTCAAAAGTCCATCTCTGGCTGGACGTCACCGCGAATGCGCGAGCTGTACTCGACGGTTCACCCCGCCGAGCAACGCGAGAGCATTGGTCGGGTGCTTCGCCTCGTGCAAGGAGGCAAAGCATCCGAGGGTGGTCTGCAAGGTGGTGCGCACGAAGGGGAAAGTGGTCTGCATTCCCAACTTGCTACTTCGTAA
- a CDS encoding efflux RND transporter permease subunit — protein MQGTGDLKIERIMGQPTITATADRSRMARHGVKVKHAFDVLAASREGVSVGQVYEQERRFDLRILVPPSQPNAEALSDLFVETGRGESVPMREVVVFEEGDGPSVVKRLNRERIIRVDVNLRGRDLVSWVDEAKSKVASQVSLPSGYRLEWGGQFENFERASARLALVVPAVVAVILGMLFLMFRSLRPAFAVFLLVPFAAVGGMLGLLARGLPFSLPAAIGFIALGGISVLNGVVIATAARGALLEGESVDAAVATRARSPAPGERQVVSELYPQCISPATMALPDSTVSSAVFP, from the coding sequence ATTCAGGGCACGGGCGACCTCAAGATCGAGCGCATCATGGGGCAGCCGACCATCACCGCCACCGCGGATCGATCGCGCATGGCTCGCCACGGCGTCAAAGTGAAGCACGCCTTCGACGTGCTCGCCGCATCGCGCGAAGGCGTCTCCGTCGGGCAGGTGTACGAACAGGAGCGCCGCTTCGACTTGCGCATTCTCGTGCCACCGTCGCAGCCGAACGCCGAAGCGCTCTCGGATCTATTCGTCGAGACAGGGCGCGGCGAGAGCGTCCCCATGCGGGAAGTCGTCGTCTTCGAAGAAGGTGACGGACCCTCGGTCGTGAAACGCTTGAACCGCGAGCGCATCATTCGCGTCGACGTCAACCTTCGCGGCCGCGATCTCGTCTCTTGGGTGGACGAAGCGAAGAGCAAGGTTGCGAGCCAGGTGTCACTTCCCAGCGGCTACCGTCTCGAATGGGGCGGACAATTCGAGAATTTCGAACGCGCGTCCGCCCGGCTCGCGCTCGTGGTGCCCGCCGTCGTTGCCGTCATCCTCGGCATGCTGTTCCTCATGTTCCGGAGCCTTCGACCTGCCTTCGCGGTGTTCCTTCTCGTTCCCTTTGCCGCCGTCGGCGGCATGCTCGGCCTCTTGGCTCGGGGGCTTCCCTTCAGCCTTCCCGCCGCCATTGGTTTCATCGCGCTCGGCGGTATTTCGGTGCTGAACGGTGTGGTCATTGCCACGGCAGCTCGAGGCGCACTGCTCGAGGGAGAATCCGTGGATGCGGCCGTCGCCACGCGAGCGCGATCACCTGCGCCTGGTGAGCGGCAAGTTGTATCGGAGCTGTACCCTCAGTGCATCTCCCCAGCGACGATGGCGTTACCGGACAGCACCGTCTCGAGCGCGGTCTTCCCCTGA
- a CDS encoding efflux RND transporter permease subunit has translation MRIRWVLVGASVAGLFGVVFAFAGSGAEFVPRIFEGDAILAMLRAPSVSLEEARRLDLLAEKVVLGFPETQKALGQSGRAEMALDAVGNNNTDILVPLKPMKQWQSVHSFEELASTLKDRVESQVPSTFVSVSQPIEDLTNQLIAGSRADVSIKIIGPELNELVDFSTASAMSFGTFRARATSRSSASWGSRPSPPPRIDRAWLATASK, from the coding sequence ATGCGCATTCGCTGGGTCCTCGTAGGCGCCAGCGTTGCGGGGCTTTTCGGTGTGGTCTTCGCGTTCGCAGGCTCCGGAGCCGAGTTCGTCCCGCGCATTTTCGAGGGAGACGCCATCCTCGCCATGCTGCGCGCCCCCAGCGTGTCGCTCGAGGAGGCGCGCCGGCTCGATCTTCTCGCCGAGAAGGTCGTCCTCGGCTTCCCTGAGACCCAGAAAGCGCTCGGACAGAGCGGGCGCGCCGAGATGGCGCTCGATGCCGTGGGCAACAACAACACAGACATTCTCGTCCCGCTCAAGCCGATGAAACAGTGGCAGAGCGTACACAGCTTCGAAGAGCTCGCGAGCACGCTCAAGGATCGCGTCGAGAGTCAGGTCCCATCGACTTTCGTCTCGGTCTCGCAGCCCATCGAGGACCTGACCAATCAGCTCATTGCAGGTTCACGCGCAGACGTATCCATCAAGATCATCGGCCCGGAGCTGAACGAGCTCGTCGATTTCTCAACCGCGTCGGCGATGTCGTTCGGGACATTCAGGGCACGGGCGACCTCAAGATCGAGCGCATCATGGGGCAGCCGACCATCACCGCCACCGCGGATCGATCGCGCATGGCTCGCCACGGCGTCAAAGTGA
- a CDS encoding efflux RND transporter permease subunit, whose product MGSALRYGVVTLNGEREAVSGLVMMLAHANSRDVIYAVKQRMEQVKRELPPGVTIDVIYDRADFVERTLSTVATNLAEGLLIVTVVLAIMLGTIRGALVVAAGIPGSMAIALFGMHLFGVTGDLMSLGAIDFGFLVDGPIVILEAIIAATAGRALVGRARARAYAEVAKVVIKPVAFAVAIIMLVYIPLLTLEGVEGKMFRPMAITMACALFGAWYTRSSSFRRCWSCASLLPRGTGPSGWSASPNATPSSWTCSCAFAGSS is encoded by the coding sequence GTGGGCTCGGCCCTTCGGTATGGGGTCGTCACCCTGAATGGTGAACGCGAGGCGGTTTCGGGCCTGGTGATGATGCTCGCGCACGCCAACAGCCGCGACGTCATCTATGCCGTCAAACAGCGCATGGAGCAGGTCAAACGCGAGCTCCCTCCCGGCGTGACCATCGATGTCATTTACGACCGAGCCGACTTCGTGGAGCGAACCCTGTCAACGGTCGCGACGAACCTCGCCGAGGGGCTCCTCATCGTCACCGTCGTGCTCGCGATCATGCTTGGCACGATCCGCGGCGCCTTGGTCGTGGCCGCCGGCATCCCGGGCTCGATGGCCATCGCCTTGTTCGGCATGCACCTCTTCGGCGTCACCGGCGACCTCATGAGCCTCGGCGCCATCGACTTCGGCTTCTTGGTCGATGGTCCCATCGTCATTCTCGAGGCCATCATTGCTGCCACCGCGGGGCGAGCGCTCGTGGGCCGCGCAAGGGCCCGGGCCTATGCCGAAGTCGCCAAAGTGGTGATCAAGCCCGTCGCCTTCGCCGTCGCGATCATCATGCTGGTCTACATCCCTCTTCTGACGCTGGAAGGCGTCGAGGGAAAGATGTTCCGGCCGATGGCCATCACCATGGCCTGCGCACTTTTCGGCGCCTGGTATACTCGGTCCTCTTCTTTCCGGCGCTGTTGGTCCTGTGCGTCCCTCCTGCCAAGGGGCACGGGCCCGTCTGGTTGGAGCGCGTCGCCGAACGCTACGCCGAGCTCGTGGACATGCTCATGCGCATTCGCTGGGTCCTCGTAG